Part of the Trichoderma asperellum chromosome 1, complete sequence genome is shown below.
CTGCTTGCTCTATACCTGGCTGAagcgccgctgcagcttcgcATCGTTCCTGGGAGCTTCCTTGAGCCGAGCGTCCAACTTTCCTTTGCGCCTTCGAAAGGGGATTCGTAACTTGCCCACCAACACCCACGAATAGCGAAGACGCCAAAACAAGCCGTTTCGATATTTCCTAGTGCTTCCGTGCGACAATGTCGGCGGCCGCTGATCCGAGTATGTCCTCTTGATTGCAAGAAttgcctctgctgcttcaTTGCGGGCAATGTTCGCCGAGCTAACTGTGTTGCTCTCCCTCTTTAGGCGCGCCGAACCTCAATCTCTCACCCGAAGAGAAGCGCATCTATGGCCAGCTCTTCCGCCAGGCCGACACCGATAGCGTGGGCGTCGTTACCGGCGAGATAGCTGTCAAGTTTTTTGAAAAGACACGACTGGACTCGCGTATCCTAGGAGAGGTTGGTCGCTCCTCAATTTCCCTCCTTTATAAATCTCTCCGTgcctttttgggggggattGGCTTCTTGATTCGTCACCCCCCGCGCTCTCCCCCATCTTCTGTCCCCGTGCTAACCGCTGTGTTTTTCTACCTCAACTACAGATATGGCAGATCGCCGACAAGGAGAACCGCGGCTTCCTCACTCCCGCTGGATTTGGCGTTGTCCTTCGCCTCATTGGCCATGCTCAGGCTGGACGAGAGCCCACGCCAGAGCTGGCTCTCCAGCAAGGCCCAATCCCCCGCTTCGAAGGCATCTGGCCGGCCACTTCCCCATCGCAGACGCCTATCCAACCCCAAGTCTCCGGTGGCATTCGAGTTCCTCCCTTGACTCCTGACAAGGTTGCCCAGTATGCGGCCCTGTTTGAGCGTCAAAACTTGCAGGCGAACATGCTGCCGGGCGAGCAAGCCAGATCCATCTTCGACAAGTCCGGCCTTCCCAACGAGATGCTTGGCAGGATATGGGGGCTGGCCGATACCGAACAGCGCGGTGCTCTAGCCCTGCCCGAATTCGTCATCGCCATGCATCTCCTTACGTCCGTCAAGACCGGTGCTCTTCGCGCACTGCCTAATGTTCTACCTGCTGGCCTATATGAGGCGGCCAcgcgcagcgcagcagctcctcgacaGTCTCCAAGCAACACCGGCGGTATCACTGCCATCCCAAGACAGCTGAGTGGTTccgcccagcagcagaggaCAGGAAGCCCGCTCAACCGCCCTCCGATCGTCGCCGCTCAGGCTACCGGTGCCGCTTCGAACAACGACTGGGCCATTACTCCGGCCGACAAGGCAAGATTTGACCAGATCTACCTCGATTTCGATAAGACAAACAAGGGATACATCACAGGCGAGGAGGCTGTACCTTTCCTCAGCCAGTCCAATCTGCCCGAGGACACCCTCGCTCAGATTTGGGACCTAGCGGACTTTGGTTCTCAGGGACGACTGACCCGCGATGGATTTGCGGTTGCCATGTACTTGATCCGCCAGCAGCGTAGCAATCGGTCGATTCCTCTGCCCGCCACTCTGCCTACGAGCCTCATCCCGCCGCACTTGCGAACCCAGAGCCGTCCTGCTACCGCAGTTTCATCAGCCTTTGATGTAACTCCGGCTCCCACTCAAACTGTGCCAGCGCCAGCCCCACCAGCACCCAAATCTGCTCTTGACGATTTGTTTGGCCTCGATTCCTCAACTCCTAGCCCGGCCCCCGCCCCGGCGCAGACAACAATGTCTACCGGAGGATCAAATGCTGATCCATTTGCCGGTGGTACCAGCGTTCTCCACACTACATCCTCGCCTGCTAAGCCCTCATCCCCGGTAGGCACGACGTTTAGGCCGTTTGTgccatcttcctcctttgGCCGTGGCTTGGCTGTACACCCTGGAGCTGAGCAGGCGCGGCCACACACTGCCTCTGCCGCAGAGGACCTCCTAGGTGACACCGATGAGGCAAATAAGAACATCTCCGACGAGACGACTGAGCTTGCCAATCTATCAAATCAGATTGGTTCTCTGACGAAGCAGACGCAAGAAGTTCAGACTAAGAGGAATACGACTCAGCATGAGCTGAGCCAGACTAACTCTCAAAAGCAAAACTTTGAACAGCGATTGGCACAGCTGCGACAACTATATGAGAAAGAGGCTCAAGATACCCATGCCCTCGAAGAGAAGCTGAGACACTCGCGAGCCGATACTAAGAAGTTGCAGGGAGAATGTATGACTCTAGAAGGACAGCTACGAGACATTCAGacccagcaccagcaggtTTCGGCTGCTCTCCAGGCTGACCAGCAGGAGAATGCCAGCTTGAGAGAGCGCATCCGTGTGGCGAATGCCGAAATTGCGGAGCTCAAGCCTCAgattgagaagctcaagctcgATGCCAGACAGCAGAAGGGCCTCGTTGCCATTAACAAGAAGCAGTTATCTACTACAGAAGGAGAGCGCGACAAGCTCAAGGGCGAAGCCGACTCCCTAGCCAAGAACGCTGAGGACATCTCTCGCCAGATAGAGACGGGCTCCCCCGTGTCTACCTCAGCCCAGATGGCCAGCCCGGCACTTTCGGCATCCAGCGCTAACAACCCCTTCTTCAAACGCTCCGCCAGTACAGATATCATGGGCGTGTTTGGACCGCCACCCCCGAGCAGGGCCTTTTCCGACAGGTCCTTTGACGATTTGTTTGGCCCCGCCGGCCCTGTCAGCTCCAGCGGCACTCCCCCGCCAGTTGCAGCATTCAAACAGCAAAACACGGGGCAGTCATCAGTTAGTGTTGGATCTTTTTCTAATAACTCAGGGCCGACTCCCAATGTTAGCCGCGTCCCAACGCTGAGTGCTGAACCTCCTGCTCCGCCAGAGTCCCGACAAATAAGctcgagcttcttgccgTTCCCCGAGCCCAACGAGTCACTGTCTTCGTCACGACAAGTGTCTCCCCCTACCTCCGCACGTGCCGAGGGCTCGGTGTCCGGCTCATTTCCCTTCGGCGGTGTGATTCCGAGCGCTGCAGAGCCCAAGGCTCctgcggctgctgaagaggaggagaagcacgATAGCACCAGCGCGACTCCCGTTCCGGCCGCTCATGGCGATAGCTCTCAGAAGCCAGCGGAGGGGGAAGCCCAAGAACGAACCGGCTCTTTTGACAATACTGACCATGCTAAGGCCAAGGCAGACTTTGACAATGCATTTGCCGCCTTTACCTCAGCCAAAGCACCTGGCAGCACAGACAAGGGCGCTGCTGTAAAGCCCCAGAACGCATTCGACTCGGAATTCCCGCCCATTTCAGAACTTGAGCGGGAAATAGATGAGTCGGATAGCGAGAGAGGCTTTGACGACGACTTTGCTCCCGCATCACCAGaaaacaaggccaaggagaagcaggTCGCTCAGGAGCCAACTCCAGAGTCTAATAAACCAGCTGCCGAAGCCCCCGATACCACCGCTCCTTTGTCTCAACCCCAAGAATTAACAGCCTCCCATGTCGAATCCGAAACTAAAAGGTAAATACACGGAAATGAAGCCAGTTACAAAGTTGAAATTCGATAATCATAACTCGTCACCTTGATAATAGTTGCTGACATCAAGTTTCCATAGTCCTGAACTagcttcttctcccgccACAATCACCAACAACCATTTGACTACCTCTCAGGTCTCTAATGCTGATGACATCTTCGGCTCAACAACGCTTCCAGCAACTAGCCAGGCTTCGGCCGGCAAGGGCGCCTTTGATGACCTCGATGACGATTTCGAGGGACTAGAAGATGCCAAGGAAGGCTCTGCAGATGATGACTTTGCCAATATCTCTCGCTCTGGACTGGATGACTACAACCCCATGTTTGACAGCAGCCCCCCAGCTAGCCAAGCCAAGAGTGAGTCCACAGCCTTTGGCAATGAGAGCAGCTTTGACTTCATCTCATCCAACTCAGCCGCCAGCGCCCCAGGCCAATCTAGCAATGGACAGCAGAAGGGAGCAGAGTCTCATGACTGGGACGCCATCTTCTCCGGCCTAGACTCGCccagtgctgctgcagcacagcCTGTACAGAGCAACAACACTGGCCCAGCGCAAGAAGAGAATGCCGAGTCCCGCCCCCCTGCACCGGGACGGGCCCTCACAGAGGCGGGAGAGCACGATGACCCTATTCTGAAGAATCTTACCAGCATGGGATACTCTCGCCCTGACGCCCTTGCCGCCCTGGAGCAGTATGACTACAACTTGGAAAGAGTAAGTTTTCCTTGCACTTAATAATAAGCCCCTTTTTACTGACTGCCCCTTGATTAAGGCCGCGAACTTTCTTGCCAGCCAATCTTAAACAGGAGTCAAGAGTGGGATAAACCGCAGATAATACAGATTTTGGCCTTTGGACACGGAGTAGGAAATCATATTACCGCATAGCAAATGCCGTTCGTTCTTTATCGTACTGGGAAGGGGGTGGGAATCTTGAATTTCTTGATACAGCacatttccttttctcttttccttttttttttc
Proteins encoded:
- a CDS encoding uncharacterized protein (BUSCO:EOG092D04HM); this encodes MSAAADPSAPNLNLSPEEKRIYGQLFRQADTDSVGVVTGEIAVKFFEKTRLDSRILGEIWQIADKENRGFLTPAGFGVVLRLIGHAQAGREPTPELALQQGPIPRFEGIWPATSPSQTPIQPQVSGGIRVPPLTPDKVAQYAALFERQNLQANMLPGEQARSIFDKSGLPNEMLGRIWGLADTEQRGALALPEFVIAMHLLTSVKTGALRALPNVLPAGLYEAATRSAAAPRQSPSNTGGITAIPRQLSGSAQQQRTGSPLNRPPIVAAQATGAASNNDWAITPADKARFDQIYLDFDKTNKGYITGEEAVPFLSQSNLPEDTLAQIWDLADFGSQGRLTRDGFAVAMYLIRQQRSNRSIPLPATLPTSLIPPHLRTQSRPATAVSSAFDVTPAPTQTVPAPAPPAPKSALDDLFGLDSSTPSPAPAPAQTTMSTGGSNADPFAGGTSVLHTTSSPAKPSSPVGTTFRPFVPSSSFGRGLAVHPGAEQARPHTASAAEDLLGDTDEANKNISDETTELANLSNQIGSLTKQTQEVQTKRNTTQHELSQTNSQKQNFEQRLAQLRQLYEKEAQDTHALEEKLRHSRADTKKLQGECMTLEGQLRDIQTQHQQVSAALQADQQENASLRERIRVANAEIAELKPQIEKLKLDARQQKGLVAINKKQLSTTEGERDKLKGEADSLAKNAEDISRQIETGSPVSTSAQMASPALSASSANNPFFKRSASTDIMGVFGPPPPSRAFSDRSFDDLFGPAGPVSSSGTPPPVAAFKQQNTGQSSAKADFDNAFAAFTSAKAPGSTDKGAAVKPQNAFDSEFPPISELEREIDESDSERGFDDDFAPASPENKAKEKQVAQEPTPESNKPAAEAPDTTAPLSQPQELTASHVESETKSPELASSPATITNNHLTTSQVSNADDIFGSTTLPATSQASAGKGAFDDLDDDFEGLEDAKEGSADDDFANISRSGLDDYNPMFDSSPPASQAKSESTAFGNESSFDFISSNSAASAPGQSSNGQQKGAESHDWDAIFSGLDSPSAAAAQPVQSNNTGPAQEENAESRPPAPGRALTEAGEHDDPILKNLTSMGYSRPDALAALEQYDYNLERAANFLASQS